The proteins below are encoded in one region of Tessaracoccus aquimaris:
- a CDS encoding nucleoside hydrolase-like domain-containing protein, which yields MTSFGKQDSTFDDYLRPHWPAIESREVATTVWGYFAREVVADEDRRFLGPEWTRENITAAGPIGAAYRVWGDGLQMAEGFDDEDYFGLSGLSAGELAERGYTVWMPPQERGGFISEGDSSNFALLVDNGLRSWEHPGWGGWGGRQGPVPGDPAGWSNEEATDAGPDGRPRKDWSAARWAGEFHQDFAARLRWSTSSEFAAANHHPCVAVVEGTMLTAQPGATVRLTAEVSDPDGDAVGVTWWQYLEAGTSRAVLDLRADLTSVEFEIPADATPGETLHLICSATDTGAPPLTRHQRVVLTVVATQA from the coding sequence GTGACGAGCTTCGGGAAGCAGGACAGCACCTTCGACGACTACCTGCGCCCGCACTGGCCGGCCATCGAGAGCCGAGAGGTCGCCACCACTGTCTGGGGCTACTTCGCCCGTGAGGTCGTCGCCGACGAGGATCGCCGCTTCCTCGGCCCGGAGTGGACGCGCGAGAACATCACGGCGGCGGGCCCGATCGGTGCCGCCTACCGCGTGTGGGGTGATGGGCTGCAGATGGCGGAAGGCTTCGACGACGAGGACTACTTCGGGCTCTCGGGCCTGAGCGCTGGGGAGCTAGCCGAGCGCGGGTACACCGTCTGGATGCCGCCCCAGGAGCGGGGCGGCTTCATCTCGGAGGGCGACTCATCCAACTTCGCACTGCTCGTCGACAACGGCCTGCGGAGCTGGGAGCACCCCGGCTGGGGCGGCTGGGGCGGCAGGCAAGGGCCCGTCCCGGGGGACCCCGCGGGCTGGTCGAACGAGGAGGCCACCGATGCGGGGCCCGACGGTCGACCACGGAAGGACTGGTCGGCCGCCCGCTGGGCAGGCGAGTTCCACCAGGACTTCGCGGCCCGGCTGCGCTGGTCCACCAGTTCGGAGTTTGCTGCCGCGAACCATCACCCGTGCGTCGCCGTCGTGGAGGGAACCATGCTGACGGCGCAGCCCGGCGCGACCGTACGTCTCACGGCGGAGGTGAGCGACCCCGACGGTGACGCCGTCGGCGTCACGTGGTGGCAGTACCTGGAGGCCGGCACCTCACGGGCGGTGCTGGACCTACGCGCGGACCTCACGTCGGTGGAGTTCGAGATACCGGCGGACGCCACGCCTGGAGAGACACTCCACCTCATCTGCTCCGCCACCGACACGGGGGCGCCGCCGCTGACGCGCCATCAGCGGGTCGTCCTGACCGTGGTCGCGACTCAGGCCTAG
- a CDS encoding nucleoside hydrolase-like domain-containing protein, whose translation MASRPRTVITTDPELDDLNSMLRLLLYSNEIDIVGLVYSSSRFHFSGGAGRASHRWPAAGSVFHIDAAIDAYESAYPNLVRHDPRYPAPEYLRGITAWGNVADVGDMSGDTAGSDLVRHLLLDDLPGPLFLQVWGGHNTIARALISIEDEFRDTPGWGNCTHGSAPRRS comes from the coding sequence ATGGCGTCGCGCCCCCGCACCGTCATCACGACGGACCCCGAACTGGATGACCTCAACTCGATGCTGCGGTTGCTGCTCTACAGCAACGAGATCGACATCGTCGGCCTGGTCTACTCATCGAGCCGGTTCCACTTCTCCGGCGGGGCAGGCCGTGCCTCCCACCGCTGGCCGGCGGCAGGGAGCGTCTTCCACATCGACGCGGCGATCGACGCCTACGAGTCGGCGTACCCGAACCTGGTGCGCCACGACCCGCGCTATCCGGCCCCTGAGTACCTGCGGGGCATCACGGCGTGGGGCAACGTCGCCGATGTCGGCGACATGTCCGGCGACACGGCCGGCTCCGATCTCGTGCGCCACCTGCTGCTGGATGACCTGCCCGGGCCCCTGTTCCTGCAGGTGTGGGGCGGCCACAACACGATCGCCAGGGCGCTGATCTCCATCGAGGACGAGTTCCGCGACACGCCCGGCTGGGGGAACTGCACGCACGGATCTGCGCCAAGGCGGTCGTGA
- a CDS encoding alpha-L-rhamnosidase: protein MATISTLTAELRGDTEFVATTRPRLSWQVTDAEPGWLQAWAEIRLGDDVVRVEGRESNLVAWPFAPLEPGRVAGIRVRAVGISGEATEFSDELRLRLGAVSEDAPWGSLIGLPQPQRPAQPFLLRAEFEATRVARATLHWTALGVAEVSLNGVRIDDAVLAPGWPTYHHRLLHETTDVTDLVVEGANCVAAVVAGCWFTESYGFHGQGAPVFGSQPAFAMRLEVSYADGSTDEVLSDGGWRVTGDGPLVASGLYAGESYDARLAVPGWDRPGFDDGAWPRAEVIGALDGVQWPRPDPQTGPPVRRIQEVPVASVLRSPSGSLLLDFGQNLVGRLRITVDGPSGQVVTLRHAEVLENGELGTRPLRVAEATDRYTLAGGAPETWEPAFTFHGFRYAQIDGWPGEFDPAAVVAVVLHNDLNRTGEFTTSHQQVARLHDNVVWSMRGNFLAIPTDCPQRDERLGWTGDIGVFAPTAAGLYDVRGFLANWLRDLAADQLADGTNIPLVIPDVLKGAGPFGRPTAAWGDAATIVPWTLYRRYGDLGVLAEAYPSMVQWCETILRESQGTGLWQGRMQLGDWLDPTAPPENPAAAKTSGDVVASAYLAHSLDLTARTARLLGQDEDAERFAAEAATSRAAFRAAYVTEGGRMMSDAQTAYALALGFDLVKEPGEDRLAELRARLARRLAELVREGGYHIATGFVGTPLVIDVLSATGYLEEAERLLLQTRCPSWLYPVTMGATTIWERWDSMLPDGTINPGEMTSFNHYALGAVADWLHRVVAGLDVLEPGYSRLRIAPRPLRRMGDARYRLDTPYGLAEVGWRRGADGVTVEALVPANTTALVELPGVEPGEVGSGRHTWTIPEDRRPVATRRPLTIESPAADIIDDEEALAAVLAVLRERDPERAATLTRQVLWGERRPFSLAFLFAPPELLRAVDAALAGLPGTREP, encoded by the coding sequence ATGGCCACCATCTCGACACTCACCGCCGAGTTGCGCGGCGACACCGAGTTCGTGGCGACCACAAGGCCCCGGCTGAGCTGGCAGGTCACCGACGCCGAGCCTGGCTGGCTTCAGGCCTGGGCCGAGATCCGGCTCGGCGACGACGTGGTGCGGGTCGAGGGGCGGGAGTCCAACCTGGTCGCCTGGCCCTTCGCCCCGCTTGAGCCCGGCCGCGTGGCAGGGATCCGCGTCCGGGCGGTCGGGATCTCAGGGGAAGCGACCGAGTTCAGCGACGAGTTGCGCCTCCGTCTGGGGGCCGTCTCGGAGGACGCGCCGTGGGGTTCCCTCATCGGGCTGCCCCAGCCGCAGCGGCCCGCTCAGCCCTTCCTGTTGCGGGCCGAGTTCGAGGCGACCAGGGTCGCGCGGGCAACGCTGCACTGGACGGCCCTTGGCGTGGCAGAGGTCAGCCTGAACGGCGTGCGTATCGATGACGCGGTGCTTGCGCCCGGCTGGCCCACGTACCACCATCGCCTCCTCCACGAGACGACCGACGTGACGGATCTGGTCGTCGAAGGTGCCAACTGCGTGGCGGCCGTCGTCGCCGGTTGCTGGTTCACCGAGAGCTACGGCTTCCACGGCCAAGGCGCTCCCGTCTTCGGCAGCCAGCCGGCCTTCGCCATGCGGCTTGAGGTCAGCTACGCCGACGGCAGCACCGACGAGGTGCTGAGCGACGGCGGCTGGCGCGTCACCGGCGACGGGCCCCTCGTCGCGTCCGGCCTGTACGCAGGGGAGAGTTACGACGCGCGGCTCGCGGTGCCCGGCTGGGACCGCCCCGGGTTCGATGACGGCGCGTGGCCCCGCGCGGAGGTCATCGGCGCCCTTGACGGCGTGCAGTGGCCCCGGCCCGATCCTCAGACCGGGCCGCCAGTCAGGAGGATCCAGGAGGTCCCGGTCGCCTCCGTGCTGCGGTCTCCGTCCGGTTCCCTACTCCTCGACTTCGGGCAGAACCTCGTGGGGCGGCTGCGGATCACCGTCGATGGGCCCTCGGGTCAGGTCGTCACGCTTCGGCACGCCGAGGTGCTCGAGAATGGGGAACTGGGCACGCGCCCGCTGCGCGTCGCGGAGGCGACCGACCGTTACACGCTTGCGGGCGGGGCGCCCGAGACGTGGGAGCCTGCCTTCACGTTCCACGGCTTCCGGTATGCGCAGATCGACGGCTGGCCCGGGGAGTTCGACCCGGCCGCGGTGGTCGCGGTGGTGCTGCACAACGATCTGAACCGAACCGGAGAGTTCACCACCTCACACCAGCAGGTCGCACGGCTCCACGACAACGTGGTCTGGAGCATGCGCGGCAACTTCCTCGCCATCCCGACCGACTGCCCGCAGCGCGACGAGCGGCTCGGCTGGACCGGAGACATCGGGGTGTTCGCCCCAACGGCAGCCGGCCTCTACGACGTTCGGGGCTTCCTCGCCAACTGGCTGCGCGACCTCGCCGCGGATCAGCTCGCCGACGGCACCAACATCCCCCTCGTCATCCCCGATGTTCTCAAGGGGGCAGGCCCGTTCGGCCGGCCGACCGCCGCGTGGGGCGACGCGGCCACCATCGTGCCCTGGACCCTCTACCGCCGCTACGGCGACCTCGGCGTGCTTGCCGAGGCCTACCCGTCGATGGTGCAGTGGTGCGAGACGATCCTGCGAGAGAGCCAGGGAACCGGGCTGTGGCAGGGAAGGATGCAGCTCGGCGACTGGCTCGACCCGACGGCGCCTCCGGAGAACCCGGCGGCGGCCAAGACGTCCGGCGATGTGGTGGCAAGCGCCTACCTGGCCCACTCGCTCGACCTCACGGCCCGGACGGCGCGGCTGCTCGGACAAGACGAGGATGCCGAGCGGTTCGCCGCGGAGGCGGCCACCTCGAGGGCCGCGTTCCGCGCCGCCTATGTCACCGAGGGCGGCCGGATGATGTCGGACGCCCAGACAGCGTATGCGCTCGCCCTGGGGTTCGACCTGGTCAAGGAACCAGGGGAGGACCGCCTGGCGGAACTGCGCGCGCGGCTCGCCCGTCGGCTCGCGGAGTTGGTCCGCGAGGGCGGCTACCACATCGCCACCGGCTTCGTCGGCACGCCGCTCGTGATCGACGTGCTCAGCGCAACCGGCTACCTCGAAGAGGCCGAACGGCTGCTGCTGCAGACCCGCTGCCCCTCCTGGCTCTATCCGGTGACCATGGGGGCGACGACAATCTGGGAACGGTGGGACTCGATGCTGCCCGACGGCACGATCAACCCGGGTGAGATGACGTCGTTCAACCACTACGCGCTCGGAGCGGTCGCCGACTGGCTGCATCGCGTCGTCGCCGGGTTGGACGTCCTCGAGCCGGGCTACTCCCGGCTGCGGATCGCTCCGCGCCCCCTGCGACGGATGGGCGACGCACGGTACCGGCTCGACACGCCATACGGTCTGGCCGAGGTCGGCTGGCGACGCGGAGCCGACGGAGTCACCGTCGAGGCGCTGGTCCCGGCCAACACCACGGCGCTCGTCGAACTCCCGGGGGTCGAACCGGGCGAGGTCGGGTCCGGACGACATACTTGGACGATCCCCGAGGACCGGCGGCCCGTTGCGACGCGGCGGCCGTTGACCATCGAGTCGCCGGCCGCCGACATCATCGACGACGAGGAGGCCCTGGCGGCGGTGCTCGCGGTGCTCCGCGAACGCGACCCGGAGCGGGCCGCGACCCTCACCCGACAGGTCCTCTGGGGAGAGCGGCGGCCGTTCTCGCTCGCCTTCCTCTTCGCGCCACCGGAGTTGCTGCGGGCGGTCGACGCGGCCCTCGCCGGGCTGCCGGGCACGAGGGAGCCCTGA
- a CDS encoding glycoside hydrolase family 43 protein → MRVGDDFYLATSTFEYLPGIPIYHSTDMENWTQIGNVATRDGQLGVPDAPTNLGVWAPTIRHRDGVFYVIVTDTAGRGTCVFTASDPAGPWSDGVVIDLEGIDPDLAWDDAGTAYVTYSGLVLSGPDIGAHRGIEQVTVDLDTGAVLGAKRSLWSGDGGMFPEAPHLYRHGGFWYLLVAEGGTERGHSVSIARGGAPDGPFTSCPSNPLVTARGTARPVQCTGHGDLVEGPDGRWVVVLLGTRPRGMVRSFSALGRETFATPARWTSDGWLEIDPVELSPRAAFGWEAPLDAAPGPEWIGVRRRPDQVWDNSPRPGWLTLRGQDEGMGALRPVFVGRRQQHQTCEARVVVDAAVGVGGLAVRYDEGLHYEVEASDGVVTARAVIPGFTREASARVPSGAVELVLGSRVPPAEGLGHVSSDLVYLGYVSPDDGQPRVLLEVDGRYLSNETAGSFTGRVFGLYTVSGRVDFQRLKYTGSNQ, encoded by the coding sequence GTGCGCGTCGGCGACGACTTCTACCTGGCCACCTCCACGTTCGAGTACCTGCCTGGCATCCCCATCTACCACTCCACCGACATGGAGAACTGGACCCAGATCGGCAACGTCGCCACCCGCGACGGGCAACTGGGGGTGCCGGATGCGCCGACCAACCTTGGTGTGTGGGCGCCGACGATCCGCCACCGCGACGGCGTCTTCTATGTCATCGTCACCGACACGGCGGGTCGCGGCACTTGCGTCTTCACGGCCAGCGACCCCGCCGGCCCGTGGAGCGACGGAGTCGTCATCGATCTGGAGGGCATCGACCCTGACCTGGCGTGGGACGATGCCGGCACCGCGTACGTGACCTACTCAGGCCTCGTGCTGTCCGGTCCCGACATCGGGGCGCATCGCGGGATCGAGCAGGTCACGGTCGATCTCGACACCGGTGCCGTGCTCGGAGCGAAGCGATCCTTGTGGTCCGGTGATGGGGGCATGTTCCCCGAGGCTCCACACCTGTACCGCCATGGCGGATTCTGGTATCTGCTTGTCGCGGAGGGCGGCACCGAGCGGGGCCACTCGGTCTCGATCGCGCGGGGAGGCGCCCCCGATGGCCCGTTCACGTCCTGCCCGTCGAACCCGCTCGTCACGGCCCGCGGCACCGCCCGGCCGGTGCAGTGCACCGGCCACGGGGACCTCGTCGAGGGCCCGGACGGCCGCTGGGTCGTGGTGCTGCTCGGCACCCGTCCACGAGGAATGGTCCGATCGTTTTCTGCCCTCGGCCGGGAGACCTTCGCCACACCGGCCCGTTGGACGAGCGACGGTTGGCTCGAGATTGACCCGGTCGAACTGTCCCCGCGCGCCGCGTTCGGCTGGGAGGCTCCACTCGACGCGGCCCCCGGTCCGGAATGGATCGGGGTGCGTCGCCGACCCGATCAGGTCTGGGACAACAGCCCGAGGCCCGGCTGGCTGACCCTTCGTGGGCAGGACGAGGGAATGGGGGCGCTGCGCCCCGTCTTCGTCGGCCGCAGGCAGCAGCACCAGACCTGCGAGGCGCGAGTCGTTGTGGATGCAGCCGTCGGAGTTGGGGGACTTGCGGTGCGCTACGACGAGGGACTGCACTACGAGGTCGAGGCGAGCGACGGCGTCGTCACGGCGCGCGCCGTGATCCCAGGGTTCACCCGGGAGGCGTCGGCGAGGGTGCCCTCCGGCGCCGTCGAACTGGTCCTCGGGTCGCGGGTGCCGCCCGCTGAGGGGTTGGGTCACGTCTCGTCCGACCTGGTGTACCTCGGATATGTCTCGCCGGATGACGGGCAGCCACGGGTGCTGCTCGAGGTGGACGGACGCTACCTGTCGAACGAGACGGCAGGTTCGTTCACCGGGCGAGTGTTCGGGCTCTACACCGTCAGCGGGCGGGTCGACTTCCAGCGGCTGAAGTACACGGGAAGCAACCAGTGA
- a CDS encoding beta-glucosidase family protein, which yields MTATADRQTHIDALVAALDLETKVRLLTGEDFWTTKEVPEIGLRAMTLSDGPSGVRGPVWDERSPSLNLPSATALASSWDVALAHEFGAAAASEARRKGVDWVLGPTINIHRSPLGGRHFECFSEDPALTGDLAFEYVRGLQDNGVAATPKHYVANDFETDRFTVDVVVDERTLREVYLAPFERAVEAGAWSIMSSYNSVNGVTMTENDLLRDPLRTEWGWDGVVVSDWTAVRSTAAANAEQDLEMPGPGVWGDALLRAVRAGDVEEAAIDRHVARLLLLADRVGALGGSHVQPVAALDGVEFVRRAAAEGSVLLSNAGLLPLDPQGLSRVAVIGHNADEARTQGGGSATVVPEHVVNPLDGLRQVLPGVDVVYSLGAIVQEGVGPLDPRRLTNPTTGGAGLTATFVAPDGTRIHSEDRFATSLTWFGGGEEYIASAAMLVLETIFTPAATEVRELGFATSMRGRVFVDDELLFEDQPKATGADLGAALLAPPSETRPVSLTADVPVRLRVEFDLGSSQFQVAGAIGLTFGTAPLSLDPTALIQEAAANAAASEIAIVVVGTNSRVESEGYDRDDLDLPGHQDDLVRAVAAANPNTIVVVNSGSPVLMPWRDEVAAILVGYFGGQEFGNAIADMLTGAVEPGGRLPTTWPASIEDVPVLDCTPTDEGKVAYSEGIHVGYRAWLKAGRKPAFPFGFGLGYTTWKIADVQCQVEGDEAVLTATATNTGTRAGKHVVQVYASRPGSTVDRPARWLVGFAVARAGAGEASEVSIRVPRRRFEHYADGWQVEPGGFALHVGGSVASTEADAEVTW from the coding sequence ATGACCGCCACCGCCGATCGGCAGACCCACATCGACGCCCTCGTCGCCGCGCTGGATCTCGAGACCAAGGTGCGGTTGCTCACCGGTGAGGACTTCTGGACGACCAAGGAGGTCCCCGAGATCGGCCTGCGCGCGATGACGCTCTCCGACGGCCCCTCAGGAGTCCGCGGCCCCGTCTGGGACGAGCGCTCGCCGTCGCTGAACCTGCCGTCGGCCACGGCCCTCGCCTCCTCGTGGGACGTCGCGCTCGCGCATGAGTTCGGCGCGGCGGCTGCGTCCGAGGCCCGACGCAAGGGGGTCGACTGGGTGCTCGGCCCGACGATCAACATCCATCGCTCGCCGCTGGGCGGGCGCCACTTCGAATGCTTCAGCGAGGACCCCGCCCTGACGGGCGACCTCGCGTTCGAGTATGTGAGGGGGCTGCAGGACAACGGAGTAGCCGCCACCCCCAAGCACTACGTCGCCAACGACTTCGAGACCGACCGGTTCACCGTCGACGTCGTCGTCGACGAGCGCACGCTGCGGGAGGTGTACCTCGCGCCGTTCGAGCGGGCCGTCGAGGCGGGCGCCTGGTCGATCATGAGCTCCTACAACAGCGTCAACGGCGTCACCATGACCGAGAACGACCTGCTGCGTGACCCGTTGCGCACCGAATGGGGCTGGGACGGCGTGGTCGTCTCGGACTGGACCGCCGTCCGCTCGACCGCGGCGGCGAACGCCGAGCAGGACCTCGAGATGCCCGGCCCTGGCGTCTGGGGCGACGCGCTCCTCAGGGCGGTGCGGGCAGGTGACGTCGAGGAAGCGGCGATCGACCGCCACGTCGCCCGGCTGTTGCTGCTGGCCGACCGCGTCGGGGCCCTCGGAGGCTCGCACGTGCAGCCGGTTGCCGCGCTGGACGGCGTTGAGTTTGTGCGGCGCGCCGCGGCCGAGGGCAGCGTGCTGCTCTCCAACGCTGGCCTCCTCCCGCTCGACCCGCAAGGGCTCTCACGGGTCGCTGTGATCGGCCACAACGCCGACGAGGCGCGCACCCAGGGTGGCGGCAGCGCCACGGTCGTGCCCGAGCACGTGGTCAACCCGCTCGACGGTCTGCGCCAGGTACTGCCCGGCGTCGACGTGGTCTACTCCCTCGGCGCGATCGTCCAGGAGGGCGTCGGCCCGCTCGACCCGCGACGACTGACCAATCCCACCACCGGTGGCGCGGGGCTGACCGCGACGTTCGTGGCGCCCGACGGCACGCGGATCCACAGCGAGGACCGCTTCGCCACCTCGCTCACCTGGTTCGGCGGCGGAGAGGAGTACATCGCCAGCGCGGCCATGCTCGTGCTGGAGACGATCTTCACGCCCGCCGCGACCGAGGTTCGGGAGCTGGGGTTCGCCACCTCCATGCGGGGCCGGGTCTTCGTCGACGACGAACTCCTCTTCGAGGATCAGCCGAAGGCGACCGGGGCCGACCTCGGCGCCGCGCTGCTTGCGCCCCCGTCTGAGACCCGACCGGTGTCGCTTACCGCAGACGTCCCCGTCCGACTGCGCGTCGAGTTCGACCTGGGCTCCTCGCAGTTCCAGGTCGCGGGTGCCATCGGCCTCACCTTCGGCACCGCGCCCCTCTCACTCGATCCGACGGCGCTGATTCAGGAGGCGGCCGCGAACGCGGCGGCCTCGGAGATCGCCATTGTGGTGGTGGGGACCAACTCGCGGGTCGAGTCCGAGGGCTATGACCGCGACGACCTCGACCTGCCCGGCCATCAGGACGACCTCGTCAGGGCCGTGGCGGCCGCGAACCCCAACACGATCGTGGTGGTGAACTCGGGATCGCCAGTGCTGATGCCCTGGCGCGACGAGGTAGCGGCCATCCTGGTTGGCTACTTCGGAGGGCAGGAGTTCGGCAACGCCATCGCCGACATGCTCACCGGCGCCGTCGAGCCCGGCGGCAGGCTCCCCACCACCTGGCCGGCCAGCATCGAGGACGTCCCGGTGCTTGACTGCACGCCGACGGACGAGGGCAAGGTGGCCTACTCCGAAGGGATCCACGTCGGCTACCGCGCGTGGCTGAAGGCGGGACGCAAGCCCGCGTTCCCGTTCGGGTTCGGGTTGGGCTACACCACGTGGAAGATCGCAGACGTCCAGTGCCAGGTCGAGGGCGACGAGGCCGTGCTGACGGCAACGGCCACCAACACCGGCACGCGCGCAGGAAAGCACGTCGTGCAGGTCTACGCGTCCCGGCCAGGGAGCACCGTCGATCGGCCGGCCCGCTGGCTCGTCGGCTTCGCGGTCGCAAGGGCTGGCGCAGGGGAGGCGAGCGAGGTGTCGATCCGGGTACCCCGGCGACGCTTCGAGCACTACGCGGACGGCTGGCAGGTGGAGCCGGGCGGGTTCGCACTGCACGTCGGCGGAAGCGTCGCAAGCACCGAGGCTGATGCGGAGGTGACCTGGTGA
- a CDS encoding GH1 family beta-glucosidase, which translates to MSITWGVATAAFQIEGATAEGDRGPSHWDTFQKKPGAIFHGEDADVACDHYHRWAADLDLMAELGIPAYRLSLSWARLQPAGRGPLNPEGVRFYRDLLIGCRERGIEPYVTLYHWDLPQPLADEGGWPERSTAEAFGAYSAMVIDELGGLAENWITINEAICASFLSYDWGMQAPGHTDEDEAIRAAHHLLLAHGLALAEFRARRPEAKVGITNLLSRIRPYSQEAADITKATEARARMNEVFMNPVYRGAYGEAVEALFPQLRDPDLVRDGDLALISAPGDFAGVNHYTNVLIKADPASPFHGYQMIQVEPTPTSFGWSDTPEALHALLVHVAEDYTGLPLIVTENGATFHDYVTPDGEVHDPERVQYLAGYTDAVLKARADGVDVVGYFCWSFMDNFEWSWGYSMRFGLVYVDFATQQRIPKDSAHWYREFIAAQRDATHTHETGEPA; encoded by the coding sequence ATGTCGATCACCTGGGGCGTCGCGACCGCGGCCTTTCAGATCGAGGGCGCGACGGCGGAAGGGGACCGCGGCCCATCGCATTGGGACACGTTCCAGAAGAAGCCGGGAGCGATCTTCCATGGCGAGGACGCCGACGTCGCATGCGACCACTACCACCGCTGGGCGGCGGACCTGGACCTGATGGCGGAACTCGGTATTCCGGCGTATCGGCTCTCCCTGTCGTGGGCGAGGCTCCAGCCTGCCGGCCGTGGCCCGCTGAACCCGGAAGGGGTCCGGTTCTACCGGGACCTGCTGATCGGCTGCCGGGAGCGAGGTATCGAGCCATACGTGACGCTCTACCACTGGGACCTGCCCCAACCGCTCGCCGACGAGGGTGGCTGGCCAGAGCGCTCGACCGCCGAGGCGTTCGGCGCCTACAGCGCCATGGTGATCGACGAACTCGGGGGTCTCGCCGAGAACTGGATCACCATCAACGAGGCCATCTGCGCGTCCTTCCTGTCCTACGACTGGGGCATGCAGGCGCCCGGGCACACGGATGAGGACGAGGCGATCCGCGCCGCTCACCACCTGCTGCTCGCCCATGGCCTCGCCCTGGCCGAGTTCAGGGCAAGGCGGCCCGAGGCGAAGGTCGGGATCACCAACCTGCTCTCCCGGATCCGCCCGTACTCGCAGGAGGCGGCCGACATCACGAAGGCCACTGAGGCGCGGGCGCGGATGAATGAGGTGTTCATGAACCCCGTCTACCGCGGGGCCTATGGCGAGGCCGTCGAGGCGCTGTTTCCGCAACTGCGCGACCCAGACCTGGTCCGCGATGGTGACCTCGCACTGATCTCAGCACCCGGCGACTTCGCCGGCGTCAACCACTACACGAACGTGCTCATCAAGGCCGATCCGGCATCGCCCTTCCACGGTTACCAGATGATCCAGGTGGAGCCGACCCCGACCAGCTTCGGCTGGTCCGACACCCCGGAGGCGCTGCACGCACTCCTGGTGCACGTGGCGGAGGACTACACGGGTCTGCCGCTGATCGTCACGGAGAACGGCGCCACCTTTCACGACTACGTGACGCCGGACGGCGAGGTCCACGACCCCGAGCGGGTCCAGTACCTCGCCGGCTACACCGATGCGGTGCTCAAAGCCAGGGCGGACGGCGTCGACGTCGTCGGCTACTTCTGCTGGTCCTTCATGGACAACTTCGAGTGGTCCTGGGGCTACTCGATGCGCTTCGGGCTGGTCTACGTCGACTTCGCCACCCAACAACGAATCCCCAAGGACAGCGCCCACTGGTACCGCGAGTTCATCGCGGCTCAGCGCGACGCCACCCACACCCACGAAACAGGAGAACCCGCATGA
- a CDS encoding ATP-binding cassette domain-containing protein, with product MTAPLLEVSDLDVIYPGGRGRKPFHALKKVSLEIRPGETVGLVGESGSGKTTLGRAVLGLAPVSSGAITFDGNDISHLTRRERRAVARDIQVVFQDPYSSLNPSMTIEQILAEPLTANGVDSKAARAKVKDLLDKVRLPADAAGRLPKEFSGGQRQRIAIARALALDPRLIVADEAVSALDLSTQARVLDLFVEIQEATGVAYLFVTHDLAVVRHVSHRVAVLYRGEIVEQGNADQVTKRPEHPYTQRLFMAAPVPDPDLQEQRRAERLRLHEQQREQAEQAGAGGM from the coding sequence ATGACGGCACCTCTGCTCGAGGTCTCCGACCTCGACGTCATCTATCCGGGCGGCCGCGGGCGCAAGCCGTTCCACGCGCTCAAGAAGGTCTCACTGGAGATCCGACCAGGCGAGACCGTGGGGCTCGTCGGGGAGTCGGGGAGTGGCAAGACGACGCTTGGACGCGCGGTACTTGGGCTCGCCCCGGTCAGCTCGGGCGCCATCACGTTCGACGGGAACGACATCTCGCACCTGACGCGCCGCGAGCGCAGGGCCGTCGCCCGCGACATCCAGGTCGTCTTCCAGGACCCGTACTCGTCGCTGAATCCTTCGATGACGATCGAGCAGATCCTCGCCGAACCACTCACCGCGAACGGCGTCGACTCGAAGGCCGCGCGGGCAAAGGTCAAGGACCTGCTCGACAAGGTGCGGCTGCCTGCCGATGCGGCCGGTCGGCTCCCGAAGGAGTTCTCCGGCGGCCAACGTCAGCGCATCGCGATCGCCCGGGCGCTCGCCCTCGATCCGCGGTTGATCGTTGCCGACGAGGCGGTCTCGGCCCTGGACCTCTCGACTCAGGCACGCGTCCTCGACCTGTTCGTCGAGATCCAGGAGGCGACCGGGGTCGCCTACCTCTTCGTCACGCACGACCTGGCGGTGGTGCGCCATGTCAGCCATCGCGTCGCTGTGCTGTACCGCGGCGAGATCGTCGAGCAGGGCAACGCCGACCAGGTGACGAAGCGGCCGGAACACCCGTACACCCAGCGGCTGTTCATGGCCGCGCCCGTTCCGGACCCCGACCTTCAAGAGCAACGCCGGGCCGAGCGGCTGCGGCTACACGAACAACAGCGCGAACAGGCCGAGCAGGCCGGCGCGGGAGGGATGTGA